Proteins from a single region of Gossypium arboreum isolate Shixiya-1 chromosome 1, ASM2569848v2, whole genome shotgun sequence:
- the LOC108456347 gene encoding thioredoxin-like protein CXXS1, translated as MMEGKSKKPKSRVVKINSQRTWDFFITQANNQACPVMVHFTAAWCVPSVAMNPFFEELALSYQDILFLSVDVDDVKEAASKMEITAMPTFLLMRQGTQVDKLVGANPDEIKKMIDAFTPQFRSSKISI; from the exons ATGATGGAGGGGAAAAGTAAGAAGCCGAAATCAAGAGTTGTGAAAATAAATTCACAACGCACTTGGGATTTCTTCATCACACAGGCTAACAATCAAGCCTGCCCT GTTATGGTACATTTTACAGCAGCTTGGTGCGTGCCTTCAGTGGCCATGAATCCTTTTTTTGAAGAACTCGCCTTGAGCTACCAAGATATTTTGTTTCTTTCTGTGGATGTGGACGATGTTAAG GAGGCAGCATCCAAGATGGAAATCACAGCAATGCCAACGTTTTTGTTGATGAGGCAAGGAACTCAGGTTGACAAGCTTGTTGGTGCCAATCCtgatgaaatcaagaaaatgattGATGCTTTTACTCCTCAGTTTCGTTCTTcaaaaatttctatttaa